The Prunus persica cultivar Lovell chromosome G7, Prunus_persica_NCBIv2, whole genome shotgun sequence genome has a segment encoding these proteins:
- the LOC18770420 gene encoding nascent polypeptide-associated complex subunit alpha-like protein 1, with protein MTAQTQEEQLAAQLEQQKIHDDEPVVEDEDDEDDDDDEDDEKDDDDVEGQGDASGRSKQSRSEKKSRKAMLKLGMKPIPGVSRVTVKKSKNILFVISKPDVFKSPASDTYVIFGEAKIEDLSSQLQTQAAEQFKAPNLNNVTANPEPSTLAQDDEDIDETGVEPKDIELVMTQAGVSRPRAVKALKAAEGDIVSAIMELTN; from the exons ATGACCGCCCAAACTCAAGAAGAGCAGCTCGCTGCCCAACTCGAACAGCAAAAAATTCat GATGATGAGCCTGTAGTCGAGGacgaagatgatgaagatgacgatgatgatgaagatgatgaaaaggatgatgatgatgtggaAG GACAAGGAGATGCAAGTGGTAGGTCTAAGCAGAGCAGAAGTGAAAAGAAGAGTCGCAAGGCAATGTTGAAACTTGGAATGAAGCCAATACCAGGTGTCAGCCGTGTGACTGTCAAGAAGAGCAAGAAT ATTCTGTTTGTTATCTCAAAGCCAGATGTTTTTAAGAGCCCTGCATCTGATACGTATGTCATTTTTGGGGAAGCAAAGATTGAAGATTTAAGCTCACAACTTCAAACTCAGGCTGCGGAGCAGTTCAAGGCTCCTAATCTAAATAATGTGACAGCAAACCCTGAGCCATCAACATTGGCtcaagatgatgaagatataGATGAAACTGGTGTGGAACCCAAGGACATAGAGTTGGTGATGACACAAGCTGGGGTTTCAAGACCAAGAGCTGTTAAAGCACTCAAAGCAGCAGAAGGAGACATTGTTTCTGCCATTATGGAATTAACAAACTGA